One genomic window of Micrococcus flavus includes the following:
- a CDS encoding dihydrolipoamide acetyltransferase family protein — MATKVFRLPDLGEGLTESEVVAWRVSAGDAVAVNQILAEVETAKAVVEVSSPFEGTVAELHADEGTTLDVGAPLVTFEVAAAEGEDEAAGRVPTLVGYGAAPDSGAPARRRRAGRGVAPATGETAPSAPESTAGEPAPAAPEAASVETPTAAPTSDSPVGERPRSTPPVRLLARRLGVDLETVTGSGAHGVILREDVERAAQGGAAASPAVVAGTSPDDAPGAGEAAGAAGGRTLGGRPRVEVEPVRGVRKATAAAMVQSAFTAPHVTEFLTVDVTESLELIDELKRDRAFRDLKLTPMTLAARACVLAMERTPEVNARWDEASGSIHRQNFVNLGFAAATPRGLMVPNVKDAQGMDLRALAQEIAALTGRAREGALTPGELTGGTFTLTNVGVFGVDTGTPIINPGEAAILCLGAVRRQPWEHRGEIALRDMVTLSLSFDHRLVDGEQGSRFLADVGALLRRPGMTLALV, encoded by the coding sequence TCCGACTGCCCGACCTGGGCGAGGGCCTCACCGAGTCCGAGGTGGTGGCCTGGCGCGTGAGCGCGGGCGACGCCGTCGCGGTGAACCAGATCCTCGCGGAGGTGGAGACGGCCAAGGCCGTCGTCGAGGTGTCCAGCCCGTTCGAGGGCACGGTCGCCGAACTGCACGCGGACGAGGGCACCACGCTCGACGTCGGCGCGCCCCTGGTGACCTTCGAGGTCGCCGCCGCCGAGGGGGAGGACGAGGCCGCCGGTCGCGTGCCCACCCTCGTGGGCTACGGCGCCGCGCCGGACTCCGGCGCCCCCGCCCGGCGCCGACGCGCCGGCCGTGGGGTCGCCCCCGCCACGGGCGAGACCGCCCCGTCCGCCCCGGAGTCGACCGCCGGCGAGCCGGCCCCCGCGGCCCCGGAGGCCGCGTCCGTCGAGACGCCCACCGCCGCGCCGACCTCGGACAGTCCCGTCGGCGAGCGTCCGCGCTCCACCCCGCCGGTGCGCCTGCTGGCCCGCCGGCTCGGCGTGGACCTGGAGACGGTCACCGGCTCCGGCGCCCACGGGGTCATCCTGCGCGAGGACGTCGAGCGCGCCGCGCAGGGCGGAGCCGCGGCGTCGCCCGCCGTGGTCGCCGGGACCTCTCCGGATGACGCCCCCGGCGCCGGCGAGGCCGCGGGAGCCGCAGGCGGGCGCACGCTCGGCGGGCGCCCGCGCGTCGAGGTGGAGCCGGTCCGCGGCGTCCGGAAGGCCACCGCGGCGGCCATGGTGCAGTCGGCGTTCACGGCGCCGCACGTCACCGAGTTCCTCACGGTGGACGTCACGGAGTCCCTCGAGCTCATCGACGAGCTGAAGCGGGACCGGGCGTTCCGGGACCTGAAGCTGACCCCCATGACGCTGGCGGCCCGCGCGTGCGTGCTGGCGATGGAGCGCACCCCGGAGGTCAACGCCCGCTGGGACGAGGCCTCCGGCAGCATCCACCGGCAGAACTTCGTGAACCTCGGGTTCGCCGCGGCCACGCCGCGCGGGCTCATGGTGCCCAACGTCAAGGACGCCCAGGGCATGGACCTGCGCGCCCTCGCGCAGGAGATCGCCGCGCTCACCGGCCGGGCCCGCGAGGGCGCCCTGACCCCGGGCGAGCTCACCGGTGGCACGTTCACGCTGACCAACGTGGGCGTGTTCGGCGTGGACACGGGCACCCCGATCATCAACCCGGGGGAGGCGGCCATCCTCTGCCTCGGCGCCGTGCGTCGTCAGCCGTGGGAGCACCGCGGTGAGATCGCCCTGCGGGACATGGTGACGCTGTCCCTGTCCTTCGACCACCGGCTCGTCGACGGCGAGCAGGGCTCCCGCTTCCTCGCGGACGTCGGGGCGCTGCTGCGCCGGCCGGGCATGACGCTCGCCCTGGTCTGA